The Cricetulus griseus strain 17A/GY unplaced genomic scaffold, alternate assembly CriGri-PICRH-1.0 unplaced_scaffold_148, whole genome shotgun sequence genome contains the following window.
TCATTCCTGCATCTAAATTTCACTTTTTATCAGATTATCCTGTCTCTTTTGCTATCCATCTTTTGATATCCccaaaacttttgttttgttttgttttttgtttttgagacagggtttctctgtgtagctttggagcctatcctggcactcgatctggagaccaggctggcctcgaactcacagagatccgcctgcctctgcctcccgagtgctgggattaaagtagtgtgccaccaagcccggcCTACTCCAAAACTTTTAATTCCTTTCTGTATTTCTAAAGAATATTAATTCTTTAGGAATTATTTCACTGGTGTTAATTTTGTCCACTAAGGTAAGAGAAGGAACTCTGGGCTGTTACTGTATTCAAGCAGCATGATGCCACCTTCTGATTCAGAATATTGTTCAGTATTCGGGATCAGCCTATGTATGGGAGTGCGTGGTTCCATCACTCcaggatgtgtgtgtatatgtcttaGTGTGACTGTCTTCAAAAAACATGCTGTGGGAGGTAATTTGTGTGATTGCAGAATCCTGCTGAAAAAATTCCCAGGGTAAatttttgtcatctttgtttAAGAGAATAGGAATATGACTCTTTGttacttctttttaattaaatctgttttcttggcttttgtaAAAGTTTGTTTATTGGCTTGGAAGCTACCTGATTTCAATGGAAGATAAACATCTGTATAACCTtgataacttttctttctttcctttttttccttttgagacagggtttctctgtatagtactggctgtcctggaatttgctctgtagaccaggctggccttgaactcagatctgcctgcagctgcctcccaaattaaaggtatgtgtcaccactgccctattgttttttatttctttttcttttaagccatATTTTCCCTgctcacaacttttttttttaagcaaggtctcactttgtatccctgactggcctgctATGTTAGACCAGATGACCTTAAATTTACAGAGCTTCTGCATGCTTAGTGCTAGGATAAAGGCTAGTGGCACTCTGCCCCACTGATTACTTTAATTCttttccttatctttttttttgcagaataATTTACACTAGTAAttgccttttctctcttcccctccttatttttcttcctgagatagggttttactctgtagcctaggctggccttaaattcttgGCAATTCTTGACCTTTGCCTCCTAGGATTAAAGTGTGAGGCAACACACTTAGCTTCCCATTCTTTTTGTTATCTAAATTCTGTTTATCTGCTTAGTCCAATTCCTTAGTTCAACCCAAATCTCTTATCTCTACAAAACTAGCTGATCTGGGttacgttaaaaaaaaaaaaacaactctgatcTAGGCCTTTTGTGAGCATTAGGGAAATTTTtttggtgcacatgcatacattaaggcaaaacattcatactcacaaaataaagaatttgggggcaggggtgctggagagatgggtcagagattaagagcacttcctgttcttccagaggttctgagttcaattcccagccagcacatggtggctcacagccatgtaTAATGAGAGATGGtgtcctctggcctgcagagatacatgcaagtagaatactgtatacataataaataaataaatcattaaaaaaaaaaaagagcccggcattgttggcgcacacctttaatcccagcactcgggaggcagaggcagacggatctctgtgagttcgaggccagcctggtctccagagcgagtgccaggataggctccaaagctacacagagaaaccctgtcttgaaaaaccaaaaacaaacaaacaaacaaaagacaacaaaaaaagcctttgaaGCAAGGTTGCCCCTAATGCTCACATGACTCAGTGCATGACTAAAAAGGTATATTATCTAAATCAATCATACATTTCCCctagattatttatttgttacataaatataaacatgggaattttaattttatgctccACCAGTACTGGTTTCATAAATCCTATTTCCTCCCAGTGCTTACTCAGATGTATTTATTATCCCTCATAGACTGTTATGCTCCTTTTCTGCCTTAACTACTCTTTGCCCTACTAACATGCAGTACCCAGACATCTGGGCTTGACTGTTTGGAGACTGATGgtgctatttctttttgttttcttgttccttttctcaGTGGAGCTCTTCAGCCCCTCATCTTGAGAACCTCAGCCTTATTCTGCACATGCTTTGCTTGCTGTCATATTGACACACATGGagctcagagacaggcagatagctTTCccgatttttttcctcttcatatCCTTTTCTGTATGGGTGTGGAAACTGAGAACCAGAAAAGTGACTTGCCCATGATCTTAAAGATAGTGATGGTGTTTGCAGAAGtgggtctctcttcctctctcctcttcccttctctccctgttTCCTGAAGCAATAGCATTTCATACCATCATAGGCCAGGGGAAATTTGACAGCTCCCTGGGTTCTCTATTGAGATGTCCCCTGTGTGGGGACTCTTATCTTCCCTCCAGCACAATGATTGGTTGTTGTCCTCTGCCCTGTCTTTAGTGCAGTTTCTTGGCAAAGATAGAGCCTGCCACCTACCCTCATCAGGCTAGTTGTGCTGGCATGCAACTATGGTTTGTGTCTGGAGTTTGAGGACCCCAGTTCTTTAGTCTAGACCATGTATAGCCCCACACTATTTAGTCCTTAGGACAGCTTCTAAGTTCAGTAGCTATCAGAGGGAAGTATGAGGTCTTGAAAGTTGTGTGCTTGATGTCATGcttgtctgtaattctagcacttggaaggtttaggcaggaagatcaggaattcaagcccagccttggctacataatgaattcagAACTAACCTGAGCTacctgaaactctgtctcaataaataccTAAAACAAGCtggggggggttggagagatggttcagaggttaagagcactgactgctcttccagaggtcctgagttcaattcccagcaaccacatggagttcaattcccagctcacaaccatcccttatgagatccggtgtcctcttctggtgtgcagatatacatggaagcagaatgttgtatacataataaatgaataaataaaatcttaaaaaacaaaacaaaacaagctgggcGTAGTGGCACACgactttgattccagcacttgggaggtgggagcaggcagatctctgaattggagaccagcctggtctatagtgaatttcaggacagccagggctacaagtgAGACCCTTTCTTGGGTGGGTgggtctttaaaaagaagaaaagagttctGCCACCTTGTcccctctgggcctcagtttcctgttcTGTAAAATGAGGATTGAATCCAGTTGGTGGTCTTTAAGGTCTCTCCTTTGCAGCAAGGACCTCTTCTCATTTCCTTTGCTTGAAGCATTTTACCTTGAGAGGGAGAAACAAGGCTTGTGGACCAACTTCCCTGTGTAATAGGATGTGACCCTGCATAACAGCCTCAGATTGGTTTCTTTCCACTGAGCAGTAGGAGCTGTGTTGCTGCCAGGATCAGATCCACTGGTTTACCTTTCATTCTCAGGAAAGACTTAAAAGTACTGAAGGACTTTAAGAACTCTGAAAGGGAAGGCAGTGATTTCAGATCCTGCTGttgctgccttggcttcccctgCTTTCACTCTCTTGTATCCACTGTCTTACCATTATTTAAAAGTGGGTTCGAATTTCAGGACTTCTTATGAATGTGCTGCTAGCCTTGGTGAAGGTATGCATGAAACAGTTACAGTACATAGAAGAGAAATCTGAGACCTGGCAAAGTTAAGTGTTTTTTCCAGAGATCCACTGTTTGTTAATCAATGCTAGTGGAGCATTAATTTAACAACACTTATTTACCCACCTACCCCCAGGGAACCAGCATTCCTGACCATCATAGCAGGCAGTCCTAGGGTCTAGTGGGACTAGGACTTTGGAAAGTTCCTTAGCTGATAAGGGAGGGTTTAAAGCCCAGTATGGAGGTAAGGAAGGGAGGAACCCAAAGACCTGGTTTCTCGCAGAAGGTGCTAACTTAACTTGTACCTACCCTATTATCTTCTCCAATCTCTTCTCCCCTATTAAATctgttctgggaatggaacttaggTTACCAGGCTTTCGTgccaagtgctgagccatctcttaggtCCTCTTCTTGGATTTTTGACAGagtgtcactgtgtagcccaggctagcttgagactggcaatccttctgcatctgtctcctgagtgctaagaataTAGGTATCTGCCATCACAAATAGTTACTGTAGTTTGTTTCTGCAGAGCTAGGCAAGTGATGAGTCAGCATGCCTTTCTACTGGCATGAACTAGTTCAGAGGAGAGTTGTTTTTCTCCTGTGGGGCCTTAGCAGGTTGCTGTGCAGGAGGATGCACTTGTATCTGAGACAAAGGGTCTTATGTGGGTGCTGTCCTCGGATGCCATTGAGGCCTAGGATGGAAGTTGCCTCCTTTGAAGTATGGAACTTGTGGAGTAGGTTTCATGCTAAGGTCAATTCTCTCTTCCTGGTTTGAGTCCTGACTGTGCTGCTCACGtacagctgtgtggccttggtcCATTTATTTACTCCACCTGACTGTTCTTGAGTTTGCTCCTCTGTTCTAGTGGTAGGGTTGTTGGCAAATGATTTCATAGGTGTAAGCACATAGTACAGTGCTAGGAAGAGTGTGTTTTCTTTCAGCCACCTTCCTCTAGGCTAGCCTATTTATTTTTGACAACAGTTTCTGGATTCTGCATTCTATATGtgtgcctcccccaccccaccccatgagCGTTCTAGGCAGCTGTAATGTCACCTAAGTTTGGAGGAAGGTGTCTGTCTGTATTTGATACATGTTTCTAAATGAGGCCACCAGTGGGCCCTCAGTGTTGTGAATTGAGTGGGGAACCAAAGAGTGTGTGCACCCCTAACTTCTAACATGTGCTCTCAGTTTCACAACCGAGGTACTAGGGCACTGTGAAACTTAACTAAATATAGTAGCAAGATGAGAATGGTGACCAGGTGCTTCAGGCTCCTCACCCACCTTAACAAAAGGCTGTTGGGTGGCTTCAGtggatatttattttatcataCTTGTTGAGGTGGATGTCTGAGATCAGTAGGGTTCTAGGGAAGGTCATCTTCCTGGTTTGATGACAGCCTTCTCTTTGTGTGCCTTTCACTGTGTGTACTGCGCAAGAGGGCTTATCTTCCTCTTCTTAGGAGGCCACTGAGCCTATCTGACTAGTATTCTACCCTTATCCCTTCTTTTAGTCTTAATTACCTTTTGAACAGCCTGTTCCATACACATCCATGAGTAAATATGGGAGGGTGTACACAGTTTAGACCATGGCATCATCCTATCCCCAGAGTTACTCTGTGAGGAGAGCCAGTGACGTCATCTTGTGGCTTCTCCTGCCCCAAGTATATGTTGAATCAGCCTATAGGCTTGAACCATGAAGTCTCTTGTCTCCCTGTCTTCTTGGTCTCTGTAGAGGGTGTGAAGGAAGAGTGGAGGATTGTGTTTCTACCTTGACTGGCATACCTGGGGGGAAAACAGCATTCTGATGTGTAAAAATCCTGAATTGTCATGTGTGTCATCTGTTTAGACTGGGGAATGAAATCAGATGAAACACAGTGGATGATCTCTTTACCAACTCACAAGATTAACCAAGAAGCTTCACTGAACATTCTTTAGTGCTCTGTCAGAAACACTGTGTTGGGCTCAGAGCTAAACACTattgacagctcttccagaggtcttgagttcagctcccagcaaccacatcagtGCTCACAACCAattttaatgagatctggtgccctcttctgacatgtagGTAtatatacaggcagaacactgttttttttttttttttttttgagacagggtttctctgtggctttggaggctgtcctggaactagctcttgtagatcaggctggtctcaaactcacagagatctgcctgcctctgcttcctgagtgctggatttaaaggagtgtgccaccaacgcccggctcagaacactgtatacatagtaataaataaataaatctttaaaaaaaatgggagtgggggaagctggagaggtggcttagaggtttagagcactggatgcctttccagaggtcttgagttcaattcctagcaaccacatgatggctcacaaccatctgtaatgagatctggcgccctcttctggcctgcagggatacatgcagacagaatactgtatacaatatatatgtatatacacactgTGATGTCCATGGCACACCACCTTCTGGGCTAGTAACTGCTTCCTGCCATGCCCACTTGATTTCTGCAAGATAGCTGGTtcccaagtccatttgtacaGTTGGTGTCGTGGTAGCTTAGGTGTTTACATCAGATGGACTGATAAAATGCAGCTGCAAACAAAgtgcttttctctttgtctttctttaaagaccaGGGAAAAGCTGATAAAATACTCAGTAAGGCCGAATTGCTGTCATATTAGATGAGCAGTAAGACTGGGGGAATGAGAAAGCATGTAATTGTAGACTGGACTTGTTCTTCATATGTCTACTTTTTCACTTCCACAAAATCAGGACTTGGAAATCATAGGGGTATTTCATACTCTGTTTCACATCCTTACTCAGAGGGGTTTACCTTGCTTTAAAGGATAAGTGAGGGGCAgagtagatggctcagtggggaacaATATTTACCACATAAGATCAAAGACTGAacccccagaacctacataaagctGGATTATTTAgtacatgtctgtgatcccagtgcttCTGCAGTGAGatgggaagtggaagcaggagaatctctggagCTTGTGGGCCACCTAGCCTGTCGTACACAGTTAGAACAAGAGACCCTTCCTTAAACAAGGTGGCCCGTGATGACCAACACTTCCACAGGTGTCCTGTACTCTGTGTATAACTGTACTCATAGGAACATACACGACGAATGAGTCAAGAGATGTAGACATGTGTACCATGTAAAAGTAAAATTTCTGggtgtattttgttgttgttgttttgttttgagacagtgtttctctgtgtagagctaactgtcctggaactagatctgtagatcaagctgacctccaactcaaagagatctgactgcctctgcctgctaagtgctaggattaaaggctctAGTGATGCTTTTCAAAACTATGTGTATTTCTGCGTATCTGCGTTcgggtatgtgtacatgagtatagattggatcctttggagctggagttacaggtggttctaAGTAgcctgacatgagtgctgggaactgaatcctaTCTTCTAGAAGaggagcaagtactcttaactgtggagctatCTCTTCAGTCACCAGTgaggctatttatttatttatgttaatagTATGTGATGTGGATCTAGTATTGATACTAATTGCTCTGATTGCTGATGtttaaagaacaacaacaacgacaaaatcCAGCACAGTTACCAATCCTTCCCAAGGATATATTCTAGCATAAGAAGACAAGCCACAGATAAACATGATATTTGACAATTAAATcataaaacaggaaatgaaagaTGCTGTGAACAAATGAATCTTGGATAGAGCATGAGGAGATTGAAGGTACCCTGTGACTTCCAATCATACCCTCTCACCTACTAAGTCTGGGTCAGTTTTGAGGTAAACATTTATCTCTGCAAGTTCCCTAAGAGTAAGTCAGGCCACTGGTATGACTTAACCCACCGTGACCTTGAAAAATAAGGAACTTAACCAAATGGCAATGTTGCTTTTTTGCTACAATCAAGAGCTTTAGTGAGACTTTCTAAACTGGTATTTTAAAGCAGTTTAGGTGGGTCATTCTCACTTTTAGTAGATTCCCTGGCTCCTCCTGTAGGCCTTTATCATATTGAGAAATCCAGGGCCTCATTTCTTAAATGAGGAAGATCCACTCGTAAGAAGTAAAGCAGGTTGAAATGGGACAGAGCCCTGGTGAGTAGAACCTCCCCATTAATGCCTTCCTTGCTGTCCCTGTGGGCTTGGCCTGTAAGGTGGAGGAATGCAGGGCAGAGTGTCTCTCTGTTCTGCTGGTCTGTGCTGACCTCGGTACTCCTTTGGGCAGGACCAACCTGGAAGCCTTGCAAAAGAAGCTGGAGGAGCTGGAGCTTGATGAGCAGCAGCAGAAGCGCCTTGAGGCCTTTCTGACCCAGAAGCAGAAGGTGGGAGAACTGAAGGATGATGACTTTGAGAAGATCAGTGAGCTGGGGGCCGGCAATGGTGGAGTGGTATTCAAGGTCTCCCATAAGCCGTCTGGCCTAGTTATGGCCAGGAAGGTAAGTTTGTGCAGATAAACAGCTAATTGGATTATCGACTGGGAGTCTGTGAATGGGTGGAAGGAAGAGGGTTTTAGTACTTTTTTGGTTCAGTTTGATTTTGGACTTATCTGTGGGAAATACTAAGGTCTGTCAGTGTGATAGTCACCATCCCTAGACTGGAGAATAACTGATTGATTCTTCTTTCACTTCCTGTGTGCTATGGGAAGGAAACCTGATACATTTGTCAAGTGCAAAACAAGCTGCTTTTTTACACCCAGCCCAAGGGGCTGCTTTTTTACACCCAGCCCTTGTGATTGATGCTTAGGCCAAAGCTGAGTTCCATGGCTTCAGTCTTGAGCCGAATCCCTCTCCTGTCTACCATTGGTTGTCTCTTGGAAACATAGTTGCCCTGTGTAAAAGGGCTATGTTCTTGTATGGTTTTTAGATCACCATGTTCATGCTTCtccctgtgtttgtttgttcttttttggtttttcgagacagggtttctctgtggctttggaggctgtcctggaactagctattgtagaccaggctggtctcaaactcacagagatccacctgcctctgcctctgcctcccgagtgctgggattaaaggcatttgccaccaatgcccgacatCCCTGTGTTTATATTGTACTATTCCTTCTGGCTTTTCCAACAGCACCCATTTTTGGGACCCACCTTTTGATTACCTCCTGTCAACTCTTTGAGCTCATCAATTGTCATGTCATACTTATTGTCTATGCCTTGACCttattaaaaaaacattaaatgtgTCTGTCACTTGTCTCCTGGTTGGGTCAAGGGACAGTGCTGAAACACATTAGGGAGCAGCTGAGGTTTTGGCTAAATCAATCCTATCAGGTTCTTGAAGTCAAGTAGTCTTTTGGGTGACTAAGGTTATCCTACCACAGTTCCACATGTCTTTGTATACCACAGCCCAACTATGAACCATGTCCTGAAGGCCACATTTCCCTGTCTCTTAGTTCCTCAGGTAATTTTGGAGTAAGCCTTCCATGTagcaacccccctccccccccacatggtttctctgtggctttggagactgtcctggaactagctctggagaccaggctggtcttgaactcacagagatcctcctgactctgcctctcaagtgctgagattaagggtgtgggccaccaccgcctggcatagCTTTGTTCTTAAGATGGGTGTTTTCTCTGATCACCATTTTTGGAGCCAAGACTGAAATTGTAGCTGATTCCTGATTACAACTCTGATGCTAACACCTGCCCGTGCATTGATTTTCAACCCTGAATTAATAGGAACTTGGTTTTTAAAATGGCCTgtttggggctgggaagatgacttagTAAGTAGGTAAAAGTGCCTACTATGGAAGTGTGAGTCCTCAAGTTCAAATCACCAGACCCTACGTAACAGCTCAATTTGTAGTATGAGTTTCTGTGATCTCAGTGTTCCCATGATGGGCTAGGAACTTGTGGCCCAACTAGCTTTGCATGTGCAGCACAGAAACAGAGGACAGGGCCTGCAGAGGTGGTTCAGGGGTTAAAAGcagttactgctcttgcagaggacctgggtttggtttcagcacctacatggctaCTTaaaacaatctgtaactccagtttcaagggatcctgCACACAAatggtatacatgcatacacgcaggcatacatatatacacataaatataaaaacaaaacgaaGAAGCTGTCTCAAATGGGTAGTGAGGATAGACACCTggggttgtcttctgacctccacatgttcacCATTGCATGAGGGTGCCTATATTCAAACAcgtgcttgcacacacatacacatacattttgtgtgcatgcaaacacacaaagataaattaataacaattttaaaaattgcttattTTTCCAAGTGTATAGTGGTTCATGCCTACAATGGGTGTTTGAGAGACTGAGGTAGGAAGGTTGTGAATTCTCTACCTCAGCTACAGAGTGATTTTAAGGCCAATCTGGGCAATATagtgaaatcctttctcaaaataataaagtacGTAGAGAGCAGGAATATAGCTTAGCAGTAGAGTACTTGCatagcatgtacaaggctctgTTTGGTCATCAgtaccttaaaaataaaaccaaaaagctGTTTCTATTCTTACCTTTAGGAACTTAAATCACTGAAGAAGGGCTTTCTGCTTTACCCCCCTTCCTAAACGCTTTCCCCTCACTTCTCTTCCCCAGCTAATTCATCTGGAGATCAAACCCGCAATCCGGAACCAGATCATCCGGGAGCTGCAGGTGCTTCATGAGTGCAACTCCCCGTACATCGTGGGCTTCTATGGGGCTTTCTACAGTGACGGCGAGATCAGCATCTGCATGGAACACATGGTATACCTGCATCTGTTTGCCTAGTGGCAGTGGCCTGGGAACAGGCTGGCTCTGGCCTCATTGTTGGTCTGGATGGTGACTACCCGGCAGCCTGGAAGACTTGGGGGCCTGACTCTGGAATCTGGCTGGTATAGTCACAGGATGACAGCACTGTTTTCTTATGTCCCCTCTTCTTTTCAAAGAGAGGTGCTAGATGCCAGGAATTTCTGGTGGGCTTTTCTAGAGAATATTTCCTAGTTTTCTCCTATATTGATGACCATAAAATTTTGATGTGGTCTAAGTCTGGTTTATACAGTTTAAGTCTACTATGTGTACAGTGCTGTGTGCTATTTACAAAGTTCTGGGGTAATGAAGATGAAGACAGGGTTGtagcaggaataataaaaactcagagacagatattggggttcaagctgaagaagcaaagcagccaagccatcaGAGAGCTcctacctctaccaaggctataAGGGGAATCTTGTCTTCAGCGTGCCTGGAGACATCGCCtcagaccctgctcctatcttatatacctctctaattctgggattaaaggcgtgagctctgtttgtcgtttagactgattctctctcctgtagccctgggtggccttaaactcacagagatccatttgcctctgtctcctgagtcctggaattaaatgtgtgccaCCCCTGCTCATCCTCTATgtctgactagtgtggctagctttgcattctgatcttcagtggctttattagatcataagcaatatattaCCATACAAGGTTATGAAGTCTCTTCCTTCAGAAGGTTTATAATAGACTTTAAGGACAGCCTAAGGGGTTTCTTTGGGTGAAGAGAGTAATAATCTCCCCAGTACATTAGTGAAAGGCATGGTCAAGTCAGAGGGTGTTTATGGGCAATTACAAGTGTGGGAACTAAACTgaaggccttttcttttcttctcagtgatgatgatgataacaacaacataaaaatgttTATGCTTATTGGGCATATATCAAGTGGCATCCTAAGCAAATCAGTATTTTATTGCATTCTCATGATTACTTTAAAAAAGACACATTACATTtactgagtatgtgtgtgtgcaagtaccaCAGCATGTAAATGGAGGTTAACTGTGGGAGTTGTTTTTTATCCTTTCACTTTGTGTTCCtcggaatcaaactcaggttctaaCATTTtgagcaagcacctttacccactgagccatctcactattTCCACAGCCAGATTTTGATCTCTCTTACTGAGGAAACTAAAGCACAAAAAAAACTTATCTTTTTATCTCTTACTTTGTATTTAGGCCATGCAGTCAGTAAATCCTActcaaccccccacccccgcatgTATTGGTTGACTCTACTGGATAGAGATAAGGGACTGGGGCCTTTTCTATCCTTTAAGCCTAGGATAGTTGGCTTTTAGGTGATGGAATGGCATGGTGTCTTTGGAAATCAGTTGTTCATTCTATCCTTTTTTCcgtacataaatataaatgatattgTCATGTTTGCCAACATGTTGTGCATGTCATGTCGTCCTGTCCTGTGTGGGCTATATCTCAAGCCCTGCTACTGTCTTGAAAATTCAGAATATTCTTGACTCCCTGGTACAGAGCAGATACTCAGTAAGTCTGTTTACTTATAATTGTTTTCTTAGttaggcctttgctgctgtggtaGAACACCATGACCGAAAGCAACTTGGGGTGAAGAGAGTTTATTTCAAGTTTCACTCCCAGGTCATACTCCATTATTAAGAGAAGTCAGGGTAGGGACTGACACAGAGGCAGTGGATGGGTACTGTTTATCGGCTTGTCCCTAATGGCTTCTTTAGCTTCAGTCTGCCTTCTTACTGCACCTAGCACCACTTGTCTAGAGGTGGCTCTGCCCACCATAAGCCCACCATAGCCCTTCCATGTCAATCATcattcaagaaaatgtaccaagGCCCTGAATCAAGGCCAGCAGTTTGGTGGAGCTCTGTTGGCTATTTCAGAAATTTGGAAATCTAATTGTCAATTTATTAGAAAGAAACAgagtggtggggtggggagagaaaagaaaatgttccacaggtTTGCCTATAAGCCAATCTGGAGATATTTTCCCAGTTAAGGTTCCTTCTACTGTttttgtaagtgtatgtgtgggggttcgaggcagggcttctctatggctttggaggctgtccgggaactagctcttgtagaccaggctggtctgaaactcacagagatctcctgcctctgcctcccgaggcagtgggatcaaaggcgtgcacc
Protein-coding sequences here:
- the LOC103158537 gene encoding dual specificity mitogen-activated protein kinase kinase 1-like isoform X2, translated to MEVEECRAECLSVLLVCADLGTPLGRTNLEALQKKLEELELDEQQQKRLEAFLTQKQKVGELKDDDFEKISELGAGNGGVVFKVSHKPSGLVMARKLIHLEIKPAIRNQIIRELQVLHECNSPYIVGFYGAFYSDGEISICMEHMDGGSLDQVLKKAGRIPEQILGKVSIVVIKGLTYLREKHKIKHRGEKALPDVLF